The Emcibacter nanhaiensis genome contains the following window.
GATAACAGGGTCAAGGTGAACGGTGCCCTTTACCAGATCGACTGGCAGGATATTCAGCTCTCCGAGAGTTTCACCTGTGGCTTCGGTCGTGTTGTAAATGGCGGCAAGGCGAGAAGCCGCGGCTTTGAACTTGAGCTTTCCGCGCTGATCACGTCCGGCCTGCAACTCTCAGCGGGGATCGGCTATGCCGATGCAAAATTCACTTCACATGTGCCCGGCACTGTCCCGGTGCCCGGCGACCGCCTGCGCCACACACCGAAATGGACGGCCAATGTTGCGCTCGACTATAGCTTCGACGTTTCATTTGCCGACGAGGCTTATATCGGCATCAACTATACTTACACGGGCGAAAGTTTTTCCAAATACCAGAACGACCCGACTTTCACCCCTGAGAGTGCCGTTCGGGATGCCTATAGTCTGGCTCATGCAAGGCTTGGCGCCAGGTTTGGGGAATGGGATATCGCCCTTTTTGTCCGTAATCTGTTCGACAAGCAGGCGAACCTGTCCGAGGTTATTTCCCTTGGTGCGGAAGTCCCCGGCCTAGAGAGATATGCCACCAACCGGCCCCGTACTATCGGTTTGAACGTAAAAGGCGCATTCTAATTGTAAAAGCCCACCGGTTGAGGAGCCAGTCCTCCTCAACCGGTTAAACACCCTAAGGAGACATCAGCCATGAAACACATCCTCCACCAAACTATTCTCATCAAGCTGACCATATTGGCTGCTTTCTTTTCATGGTCGCCCGTCCTTGCTCAAGAGGCGCATCTCAACCGGCCGCTTCGACCGACCAACACCTTCTCAATCATCGCCCGTGATCCAGAAAGCGGGGAACTTGGCGCCGCCGTCCAGACGCACTGGTTCGCCGTCGGGGTACGTGTCATCAGGACGGAACCCGGTGTCGGAGTGGTAGCCACCCAATCCTTTACCGATCCGTCCTATGCACCGCTCGGGCTCGAGATGATGAAGGCCGGAAAGACAGCGCCCCAGGCCCTCAAGGGCCTTCTTGCCGCTGACAGCAATGCCTCGGTACGTCAGGTCGCCATGCTGGATGCCAGTGGCAACGTAGCGTCTCATACCGGAAGCAAAAACATTCAGAATGCCTGCAACATCTCTGGCGAGAATTACTCCGTTCAGGCAAACATGATGAAAAACTCGACTGTTTGTTCCGCCATGGCGCAGGCTTTCGAAGCCACTTCCGGCGAGCTTGCCGATCGCATGTACGCGGCCCTTGAGGCGGCCCAAAAAGAAGGGGGCGACATCCGGGGACGACAATCCGCGTCCCTCCAGGTGGTAAAAGGCGATAAAGGCGTACCCCTCTGGCAGGGCTGGGTATACAGCCTTCGGGTTGATGACCACAAAACACCGCTCAAGGAACTCGGACGCCTTCTTTCGGTCGCAAAGACCTACCGGCTTCTCAATGAGGGAGACAGGTATGTAGTGGAAGGGCGCATCGAGGAAGGGCTTGAGGCCTACCGAACAGCCGAAAAAATGGACCCGGGCAACCATGAAGCTCTTTTCTGGCATGCGGTAACCCTGGCAGAACTTAACAGGGTTGAGGAGAGCCTGCCGCTGTTCCGGAAAGCCTTCAGGCTATGGCCTGACTGGAAGGAGATGGTGACCAGGCTTCCAAAGGCGGGCTTACTGCCCGAAGACCCGAAAATCCTTGCCCAAATCCTGGAACAGGGGAACTGAAAATGACCGGGTTTCGATCTTTCTTTGTCGCTTTTGTGTTCTTCCTCCCGGCTTTTGCGGCCAACTGCGCCGAAGACCTGCAGGAGAAAGACCAGGTCCTCAGCTATATTGATCGTCATTTTGAAGAACAAATCAGTTTTCTGGAAAAAGTCGTCAATATCAACAGCGGCACCCGCAATATTTCCGGGGTAAGAAAAGTGGGAGAGGAGTTTGCCGCTGAATTCGAAAAACTCGGGTTTAAGAATTTCTGGATAAAAATGCCATTCGAAATGAAGCGGGCCGGCCATCTTTATTCCCAACGGGAAGGAGAAGACGGACCGCATATTCTGCTGATCGGCCATCTGGATACAGTCTTTTCAAAGGACAGCGA
Protein-coding sequences here:
- a CDS encoding DUF1028 domain-containing protein, translated to MKHILHQTILIKLTILAAFFSWSPVLAQEAHLNRPLRPTNTFSIIARDPESGELGAAVQTHWFAVGVRVIRTEPGVGVVATQSFTDPSYAPLGLEMMKAGKTAPQALKGLLAADSNASVRQVAMLDASGNVASHTGSKNIQNACNISGENYSVQANMMKNSTVCSAMAQAFEATSGELADRMYAALEAAQKEGGDIRGRQSASLQVVKGDKGVPLWQGWVYSLRVDDHKTPLKELGRLLSVAKTYRLLNEGDRYVVEGRIEEGLEAYRTAEKMDPGNHEALFWHAVTLAELNRVEESLPLFRKAFRLWPDWKEMVTRLPKAGLLPEDPKILAQILEQGN